From one Culex quinquefasciatus strain JHB chromosome 3, VPISU_Cqui_1.0_pri_paternal, whole genome shotgun sequence genomic stretch:
- the LOC6042203 gene encoding protein tramtrack, beta isoform isoform X1, with amino-acid sequence MSSQRFCLRWNNHQTNMLSVFDQLLHAETFTDVTLAIEGQYLKAHKMVLSACSPYFQQIFVNHPEKHPIVILKDVPFKDMKCLLDFMYRGEVSVDQDRLAAFLRVAESLRIKGLTEVNDDKPPLPTASLTSSGVTATSGQNAGATAPSTPTQQQLQQQLAAAASRNTQLASLQQQPKQKSNGGGQSMLLTNPLLGSALSQQKRKRGRPRKLSGSDNGDGEYDGYESDTQGSPDLMEVKLAADGMSNSGDENVISRSAIGGEEDAEDSMDTTTGSPPTAVNNNVSSINKNANSSSSPAPSGPAANATTNNTNATNNSHNAKSSASSLRNENSMSDSKDSFNEDDVALDDEDEDGENGAEDSDEERELNSSYMEPLMQLDEYDEPVEFKYDPKAESGERADSTSNSFPPPLQAKPGTPPVAGSTGRMPLINVVPTMSLLNQQLPKLAPLSSAAAAAAAAAAGLFSPKSLPKLHKRPRLMGKGNGITATQTILNNLNNNLNESLISTSGGAGSGSSGLQISNVLSGLNTSDMYEMFSNNVMNSPNTRSNSNSPSTKGRVRGGGGDGGDAGSGSEGGSGRTHKYTVIEDTEGSVRDFCTKEGDHVYRCKVCSRVYTHISNFCRHYVTSHKRNVKVYPCPYCFKEFTRKDNMTAHVKIIHKTEYAQHASSGGSEAAPCNVNTNSNSSTNGSTTPVPSSAALTFPTSAALINAVANAVGLQPKNSTSSAANSPGGGIRIVFPPIGASSPSAAAAPTSSPSGTITIKKEFQEKPTSSSSRPSSPTSSSTATSPSSTTLTNSGATATATV; translated from the exons ATGTCGTCCCAAAGATTCTGCCTCCGGTGGAACAACCACCAGACCAACATGCTGTCCGTGTTCGACCAGCTGCTGCACGCGGAAACCTTCACCGACGTGACGCTGGCCATCGAGGGACAGTACCTGAAGGCACACAAG ATGGTCCTCTCGGCCTGCAGTCCGTACTTCCAGCAGATCTTCGTCAACCACCCGGAGAAGCACCCGATCGTGATCCTGAAGGACGTCCCGTTCAAGGACATGAAGTGCCTGCTCGACTTTATGTACCGCGGCGAGGTGTCCGTCGACCAGGACCGGCTAGCGGCGTTCCTCCGGGTAGCGGAAAGCCTCCGGATAAAGGGCCTCACCGAGGTGAACGACGACAAGCCCCCACTCCCCACGGCATCGCTCACCAGCAGCGGAGTCACGGCGACGAGCGGTCAGAACGCCGGTGCGACGGCACCATCCACACCCACGCAGCAACAGTTgcagcagcagctggcggccGCCGCCAGCCGGAACACCCAACTGGCCTCGCTGCAGCAGCAGCCGAAGCAAAAGTCGAACGGGGGTGGCCAGAGCATGCTGCTGACGAATCCGCTGCTGGGGTCGGCGCTGTCCCAGCAGAAGCGCAAACGCGGCAGGCCGCGGAAACTGTCCGGCAGTGACAATGGGGACGGGGAGTACGACGGGTACGAGAGCGACACGCAGGGTTCGCCGGATCTTATGGAGGTGAAGCTGGCCGCCGATGGTATGTCGAACTCGGGGGATGAGAACGTGATTAGCCGATCGGCGATTGGTGGTGAGGAGGACGCGGAAGACTCGATGGACACGACGACCGGAAGTCCGCCTACGGCGGTCAACAACAACGTCAGCAGCATCAACAAGAacgccaacagcagcagcagtcccgcCCCTTCCGGTCCAGCGGCCAACGCGACCACCAACAACACCAACGCCACGAACAACAGCCACAATGCCAAGAGTTCGGCCAGTAGTCTGAGGAACGAAAACAGCATGTCAG ATTCCAAAGATTCGTTCAACGAGGACGACGTAGCGctcgacgacgaggacgaggacGGCGAGAATGGCGCGGAAGATTCGGACGAGGAGCGCGAGCTCAACTCGAGCTACATGGAACCGCTGATGCAGCTGGACGAGTACGACGAGCCGGTTGAGTTCAAGTACGACCCGAAGGCGGAGTCGGGCGAGCGGGCAGATTCGACGTCGAACAGTTTTCCGCCGCCGCTGCAGGCGAAACCGGGCACGCCCCCGGTTGCGGGGAGTACGGGCCGGATGCCGTTGATCAACGTGGTGCCGACGATGTCGCTGCTGAACCAGCAGCTGCCCAAGTTGGCGCCGCTCTCGTCGGCAGCGGCTGCGGCGGCCGCGGCTGCAGCCGGTCTGTTCAGCCCCAAATCTCTACCAAAGCTACACAAACGGCCCCGACTGATGGGCAAGGGGAACGGGATCACTGCGACGCAGACCATCCTGAACAACCTCAACAACAACCTGAACGAAAGCTTGATCTCGACCAGCGGCGGCGCTGGCTCCGGCAGCAGTGGGCTGCAAATCTCGAACGTCCTGTCGGGGCTGAACACGTCCGACATGTACGAGATGTTCTCGAACAACGTGATGAACTCGCCCAACACGCGCTCCAACTCGAACTCGCCGTCGACGAAGGGTCGCGtccgaggaggaggaggagacggTGGGGACGCCGGTTCCGGCAGCGAGGGAGGCAGTGGCCGCACCCACAAGTACACTGTGATTGAAGATACCGAGGGCAGCGTGCGGGATTTCTGTACCAAAGAGGGTGACCACGTGTACCGTTGTAAGGTATGCTCGCGGGTCTACACCCACATCAGCAACTTCTGCCGGCACTACGTGACGTCGCACAAGCGCAACGTCAAGGTCTACCCGTGCCCgtactgcttcaaggagtttaCCCGCAAGGACAACATGACGGCCCACGTCAAGATCATCCACAAGACGGAGTACGCGCAGCACGCCTCGTCCGGCGGTTCGGAAGCCGCGCCCTGCAACGTCAAcaccaacagcaacagcagcacgaACGGGTCCACGACACCGGTTCCTTCGTCCGCCGCCCTGACCTTCCCCACCAGCGCCGCGCTCATCAACGCCGTCGCCAACGCCGTAGGTCTCCAGCCAAAGAATTCCACCTCCTCCGCCGCAAACTCTCCCGGCGGCGGCATCCGGATAGTATTCCCCCCGATCGGTGCCTCCTCCCCGTCCGCCGCCGCCGCCCCGACCTCATCCCCATCCGGCACCATCACCATCAAGAAAGAGTTCCAGGAGAAACCGACCTCGTCGTCATCGCGGCCCTCCTCCCCGACCTCGTCCAGCACGGCCACCTCGCCCAGCTCGACGACGCTGACCAACAGCGGAGCGACGGCCACGGCCACCGTTTGA